From the genome of Triticum aestivum cultivar Chinese Spring chromosome 3B, IWGSC CS RefSeq v2.1, whole genome shotgun sequence, one region includes:
- the LOC123069394 gene encoding uncharacterized protein isoform X1 — MASPRAPDWPRGLIFAPGDANLITIHLQRKISGSSLPAADARYIHNADVYAAEPAALVTGLLSASARSDGEGREWYFFTSVRAQSSRDTRRCRAVAGGAGTWHSEKARCVVLDGDGGIVGYRQSFTYEPKNGWLMLEFSQQEPRRGEAMPVLCKIYQKRRAGRSASKTISSGSSSMSGSKRKAAAADERSVEGSSARVRRCLQFRPPPAAPNPPALFATSGIQEAFLLSVERPQAEQEPEEPQEPPVRIAHTATPLIPSFSMAADHALTFDRTTFLRPAQDWPMPMPVNSDLSDTSTALLGNYGFVSPATSELSSYNATTPLRDNTGAWAFQPSALTSSYDTTFLLPGQDWATPESSQVSEASTLDSYGCFSPDHATSRLTTQPISNGTGYCWSFPQYSELSAIFGA; from the exons ATGGCGTCCCCGCGTGCGCCCGACTGGCCCCGTGGCCTCATCTTCGCCCCCGGCGACGCCAATCTCATAACAATCCACCTCCAGCGCAAGATCTCCGGGTCCTCGctccccgccgccgacgcccggtACATCCACAACGCGGACGTGTACGCGGCCGAGCCCGCCGCGCTCGTCACCGGCCTCCTCTCCGCCTCGGCGAGGAGCGACGGCGAGGGCAGGGAGTGGTACTTCTTCACCTCCGTGCGGGCCCAGAGCAGCCGGGACACCCGCAGGTGCCGCGCCGTCGCGGGTGGGGCCGGCACCTGGCATTCGGAGAAGGCGCGGTGCGTCGTGCTCGACGGGGACGGCGGCATCGTCGGGTACCGCCAATCCTTCACCTACGAGCCCAAGAACGGCTGGCTGATGCTCGAGTTCAGCCAACAAGAACCCCGCCGCGGCGAGGCCATGCCCGTCCTCTGCAAAATCTACCAGAAGCGTCGTGCCGGCCGGTCCGCCTCGAAGACGATTTCGTCTGGGTCGTCGTCGATGTCCGGATCCAAGAGGAAGGCGGCGGCCGCGGATGAGCGCTCCGTCGAGGGTTCCTCGGCCCGCGTGAGGCGATGCCTGCAGTTCCGTCCGCCTCCTGCCGCACCAAATCCGCCCGCACTGTTTGCTACATCGGGGATTCAAGAAGCGTTCTTGCTTTCAGTAGAGCGGCCGCAGGCAGAGCAAGAACCAGAGGAGCCGCAAGAACCGCCGGTACGCATAGCACACACAGCCACACCGCTGATTCCCAGCTTCTCCATGGCCGCCGACCACGCCCTGACCTTCGACCGCACCACCTTCCTCCGCCCCGCCCAAGATTGGCCCATGCCGATGCCAGTGAATTCGGACCTGAGCGACACGTCGACGGCACTACTGGGCAATTATGGCTTCGTCTCACCAGCCACCTCCGAGCTGAGCAGCTACAATGCTACGACACCCTTGAGAGATAACACCGGCGCTTGGGCCTTTCAGCCGTCCGCCCTGACCTCCTCCTATGACACCACCTTCCTCCTCCCTGGCCAAGATTGGGCCACACCAGA GTCGTCACAAGTCAGTGAGGCATCGACGCTGGACAGCTACGGCTGCTTCTCGCCCGACCACGCCACATCCAGGCTCACCACACAGCCGATCAGCAATGGCACCGGCTATTGTTGGTCTTTCCCGCAGTACAGCGAGCTATCGGCAATTTTTGGCGCCTGA
- the LOC123069394 gene encoding uncharacterized protein isoform X2: MASPRAPDWPRGLIFAPGDANLITIHLQRKISGSSLPAADARYIHNADVYAAEPAALVTGLLSASARSDGEGREWYFFTSVRAQSSRDTRRCRAVAGGAGTWHSEKARCVVLDGDGGIVGYRQSFTYEPKNGWLMLEFSQQEPRRGEAMPVLCKIYQKRRAGRSASKTISSGSSSMSGSKRKAAAADERSVEGSSARVRRCLQFRPPPAAPNPPALFATSGIQEAFLLSVERPQAEQEPEEPQEPPVRIAHTATPLIPSFSMAADHALTFDRTTFLRPAQDWPMPMPVNSDLSDTSTALLGNYGFVSPATSELSSYNATTPLRDNTGAWAFQPSALTSSYDTTFLLPGQDWATPESSQVSEASTLDSYGCFSPDHATSRLTTQPISNGTGYCWSFPQYSELSAIFGA; encoded by the exons ATGGCGTCCCCGCGTGCGCCCGACTGGCCCCGTGGCCTCATCTTCGCCCCCGGCGACGCCAATCTCATAACAATCCACCTCCAGCGCAAGATCTCCGGGTCCTCGctccccgccgccgacgcccggtACATCCACAACGCGGACGTGTACGCGGCCGAGCCCGCCGCGCTCGTCACCGGCCTCCTCTCCGCCTCGGCGAGGAGCGACGGCGAGGGCAGGGAGTGGTACTTCTTCACCTCCGTGCGGGCCCAGAGCAGCCGGGACACCCGCAGGTGCCGCGCCGTCGCGGGTGGGGCCGGCACCTGGCATTCGGAGAAGGCGCGGTGCGTCGTGCTCGACGGGGACGGCGGCATCGTCGGGTACCGCCAATCCTTCACCTACGAGCCCAAGAACGGCTGGCTGATGCTCGAGTTCAGCCAACAAGAACCCCGCCGCGGCGAGGCCATGCCCGTCCTCTGCAAAATCTACCAGAAGCGTCGTGCCGGCCGGTCCGCCTCGAAGACGATTTCGTCTGGGTCGTCGTCGATGTCCGGATCCAAGAGGAAGGCGGCGGCCGCGGATGAGCGCTCCGTCGAGGGTTCCTCGGCCCGCGTGAGGCGATGCCTGCAGTTCCGTCCGCCTCCTGCCGCACCAAATCCGCCCGCACTGTTTGCTACATCGGGGATTCAAGAAGCGTTCTTGCTTTCAGTAGAGCGGCCGCAGGCAGAGCAAGAACCAGAGGAGCCGCAAGAACCGCCGGTACGCATAGCACACACAGCCACACCGCTGATTCCCAGCTTCTCCATGGCCGCCGACCACGCCCTGACCTTCGACCGCACCACCTTCCTCCGCCCCGCCCAAGATTGGCCCATGCCGATGCCAGTGAATTCGGACCTGAGCGACACGTCGACGGCACTACTGGGCAATTATGGCTTCGTCTCACCAGCCACCTCCGAGCTGAGCAGCTACAATGCTACGACACCCTTGAGAGATAACACCGGCGCTTGGGCCTTTCAGCCGTCCGCCCTGACCTCCTCCTATGACACCACCTTCCTCCTCCCTGGCCAAGATTGGGCCACACCAGAGTCGTCAC AAGTCAGTGAGGCATCGACGCTGGACAGCTACGGCTGCTTCTCGCCCGACCACGCCACATCCAGGCTCACCACACAGCCGATCAGCAATGGCACCGGCTATTGTTGGTCTTTCCCGCAGTACAGCGAGCTATCGGCAATTTTTGGCGCCTGA